In one Anticarsia gemmatalis isolate Benzon Research Colony breed Stoneville strain chromosome 9, ilAntGemm2 primary, whole genome shotgun sequence genomic region, the following are encoded:
- the LOC142975222 gene encoding uncharacterized protein LOC142975222 — translation MTISDNVHIQMRHSVDCKPDFAQNKISVVMNKIKKEVGTNFDSIKKIVESRTSELKNQGFDAEIPAYSNVKSALYNHRNRVLNVPKTKFNKPSDVIIPEKFQKYVLFDYHHKDERIIVFASGKALSEIRNVRNYFCDGTFDCCPMPFIQIFTIHGDVGDEDNADETNIVPMFYALLTNKEKVTYKTMLSKIKEALPDFQPIKFTLDFEMSAMIAINEVFPETTIHGCFVHFQRSIYRKAQSLKLMDHKETAQYVKLCISLAFLPKDEIEDGWLAVMGNSYPDPLVTEFNDYFVTQWLEPQGMIEKWCCYQERHRTTNLVEAWNQRLQAFLGKNPSLLAFLDMIELDISTYDTAQERLRIKKQSIIKRSKQSRNNDKAIARLTEEYKKGKINMISFLEDIRTYVIIKKK, via the exons ATGACGATAAGTGATAATGTGCATATACAGATGAGACATTCTGTTGACTGTAAACCAGACTTCgctcaaaataaaattagtgtGGTTATGAACAAAATTAAGAAAGAAGTCGGAACTAATTtcgattcaataaaaaaaattgttgaatcACGGACTTCAGAGTTAAAGAACCAAGGTTTTGATGCAGAAATTCCAGCCTACTCAAACGTTAAGAGCGCATTATACAATCATCGAAACAGAGTCTTAAATGtaccaaaaacaaaattcaacaaGCCATCAGATGTCATCATCCCggaaaaatttcaaaaatatgttttatttgactACCATCACAAAGACGAGAGGATCATCGTATTTGCTTCTGGGAAGGCTTTGAGCGAAATAAGAAATGTGCGTAACTATTTTTGCGATGGCACATTCGATTGCTGCCCCATGCcattcattcaaatatttacaattcatGGAGATGTCGGAGACGAGGATAATGCAGATGAAACCAATATTGTCCCCATGTTTTATGCACTGCTTACAAATAAAGAGAAGGTTACGTATAAAACAATGCTCAGCAAAATAAAGGAAGCTCTGCCGGACTTTCAACCAATAAAATTCACATTGGATTTTGAGATGTCAGCAATGATTGCAATAAACGAAGTATTTCCTGAAACAACTATTCATGgatgttttgtacattttcaaAGAAGTATATACAGAAAAGCACAATCTTTGAAATTAATGGACCATAAAGAAACAGCACAATATGTAAAACTGTGTATCAGTTTAGCTTTTCTACCTAAAGATGAAATTGAAGACGGCTGGTTGGCTGTTATGGGAAACAG TTACCCAGATCCACTAGTCACCGAATTCAATGATTATTTCGTTACACAGTGGCTAGAACCTCAAGGAATGATAGAAAAGTGGTGTTGTTACCAGGAACGTCACCGAACCACGAATTTAGTAGAGGCCTGGAACCAAAGACTTCAAGCGTTCCTCGGTAAAAACCCCTCTCTGTTGGCGTTTTTGGACATGATAGAACTGGACATTTCCACCTACGACACTGCACAAGAGAG ATTGAGAATCAAGAAACAATCTATAATCAAAAGGAGCAAACAGAGTAGAAATAATGATAAAGCTATTGCCAGACTGACGGAAGAATACAAAAAAGGAAAGATAAATATGATTTCATTTTTAGAAGACATCCGTACTTAcgttataattaagaaaaaatag